AAAAGTAGACACAAAATCACACTCATAAACTACACTAATAATCAAACACATGGTGTAAAAGTCAATTCAACAGCATTATGTAATGCAGAACCCCAGAAGGCTAACGTACAGCTCTTACTGCTGTTTGATTGCCCATGCCATAGATTTCAGATTTGCCTCTGCACAGATGTTGTGCACCACAGAGTGTTACGAAAACAGCCATTAAACATTAAAGTCCTCACATGCGTGAACAGCGTTAGTCATTTAGGCACCCATCATTGCAAGCTTATCCTCCTACAACTGATCCCGATCCAAATCTAAATCTTTTTTTGGACCTTCCAGGATAGTTTTGACATGTCAGACATTTGTTAAgggaaggagagacagagacacaaataaCTTTATGTCACATAATGTCTCATCCTCTTTGAGCCTGTTTCCTGTGaaaatacagaatacagaaatacagaatgGACATGCCAATTCTGATAAATACTATTTATCTACTGAAAAGGACACATGGTTCCCACACTCAAGgctggaaaaaatatatttcaaagcTTTCCTTGCATTCCACTGCTATCCTGCTGGGAAAGTCAGCAATAACCTGTCGAGGAAAGAATGCTTTAAATACCTTAACACATAGATGAGGCACGAAATAATCTTTACCTTTGAGCTTTCCATTTTTAGAGACATGGCAACAGTAAACAgttattatttacatcatttccATGGAGACAAAGACAGAGCTCTCTAACAGTGTTTGTGGTCACTAAGATTGACCAGATAAAATCGTACATgcataactataactataaatatgctatggaaataaaacaatatcttACATTAGATTTACTTCTTTTCTATAGAAAAATCAatacttttatattaaaaatcttattattttaaatgattgttATACAAGAATGAACTTAGCTGcagaaattttattttagtcttttcagCCGTTTTACTGTAAACGACTGAGTCACTGTTATCTCTCtaatccagagttgcattaaacCAAACTACAAATTTCAACAGAGATTTACAGAAAAGTCCTTATGCAGCATGCTCGTTCCTCATGCCTGAGTGAGTCAGTCGTTCCTGAGCCAAACAGAGATCTGTTAACATGACCCATGCACACAGCACATGATGTTCCATGACCATGATCCCAACATCTGCACAAAAAGATCATGTTTGGGTCAACCAGCATGAGGAGCTCAGCAACATGCTGTATAATTAAGTAAAattgcacaagcaagagtgctgttgtactgaatatcagaaCTGCTGTGATTCGGCATGAGACGATAGGGCAGAGGGGATATTACCTTAGAGGGGATATAACAGTTTCGTAAATGAGAACATAAgatcaagtaactgacatttcagacaaatattttgtttatttttgttccaccattgaaaatagttcccaaagaagccacaacTGGCTAGAGCATTGCATGTTgccatgcaacacacacactgactgaccaTAGTAACGGTTTCAATATaacaaactattgctagaattagAAGTTTATTTAGCGACACAGACAAGCAGAATGATACAAACTAAATAattatgttatttatgttttatacaacagttagttccagtccactaatttgattggtcgagaggtgttccaagagtgcttatatttcctgtaaccacactgggacgtttcactgtgtgtatcgcgccacttgtctgtgttcgccacgtaaaattctacttcctagttcgaaaccATTACTACAGTATCATtagcagacatggcaaacaatactTTTCTGGTAtataacttttggcttaaaatagGAAAGTGAAGAAATAAAGGAGGAACACAcgtaaataaagaaaacagtttCTGGATCATAAAGAATGTCTGTGTGAACATTGTTTCTGCTGTACTATCACTTACGCTAAATAGTTTATTCCAGTCAGCCAGGAACTCAAATCCAATTTTAGGGAAAGCTCAGTCCCTGGAGCAGATTACTAGCtgacaatattttatttgacaCTTGCAGGCAGAAGATTCAGGTCAGCATGTGTTGACCAGGGAAGTGTCTGTTTCCTATTATTCGTTTACATGTTTCATCACTTTGGCTTGTATTAGGTGGGTCTTTTCTGACAAGCCTGTGACCTTCACTCTGGATATTTCCACGATGTGGTTATGGATTTCCTACCTAGGCCAACCTCACCAAGTTCCCCTTCTAACACAAAGGCTTTCTTTCTGAAAGCCTGGCTTTCAGAAAGATGTTGTACAAACAGTGAGCTAATAACAGAACTTCCACTGGCTGCCATGGTTAACAGGACCATGTTAAGCACTAGCCCTGCAGACGCACTGTGGTGAGGACATAATGACTCTTGTAATGTgtctgcactgcactgcacaaTTCCTGTATGGTTTTGAGCAAGAGGGGCATGGAGCATACTTTCCATATCTAAGAATTACTTAACATAGGATCCATGACTCATGTGTAGGGTaatggagagaatgagaggtGTGAATTTCCAagcctacaacacacacaaagaaaatcGACAATCTAGAAAAGGATGCTGCACTCACAGCCTAGCTTTGGTGGACATTGTTTTGGTTTGGCCAGATGTGATGCTGTGGGACTAACTTCCAGATGTTCTAAGTTATCCTGCATGGAAGCCAAACATGTAAAATATTCCCAGGCACCCCCATGGGAATTGCTTTGACATTCTTGATTACATTTCATCCAAATACCTCATAGTACTCCTACTGCAgcttacagtatatttaaatgtaaagcaGCGAATACTGATTTCTTTACTTAATGTACCATGAAGGTCTTTTCATTCACCCATTTGGATAGGCTGAATTAGAGTTTGCCTCTAATTCAATGGAACTTGTTGATGCTTTCGCAGCCGTAGTTGCTATGCAATCTGCTGCACTTTGTTCTCTAATAGAGATAATTAGTCACTTGGCATCATGACTGCATCAAGTTTGTCATTTTCCTTTTCATGGCCTTCAGAACATTTCCTATGTTCCTGTCAGATTAATGAAAGCTGCAGTGAACTCAGCTGTGCCCAGATGATAGTCTGCCACAGTCATTGCACAGTGCCATTTCAAATCAGAGATACACACGAGGTCTTCGTTATATCTCTGCATGAAAGTAGTTAACGTACATTACACCTCAGCGCTAACaaaaaattctgtttaaagttttctgtaaggagacacaGGATAGTCCTCGGGATAGACGACTttgcattttgtggtttctgggaaacacgacaagctgcattgttttttgattaacttcaagagacagaaactAGAActtgagaaaataaaatttagaatcgttggcaaattgctctgggacacactgatactgaaaaataatcaaccttagggtggtaaaagtaactcctCTCCATGGCTATCTCCCTGGTGTTGATTATGttccccatcatgttttattcattacatataaACCATTAACTCCACAAAGAAAAAGCGTTCTTCAAGGGGTTCTTTGTATAGGTATGTGTTGTTAGCTTCCTAAAAGAGTTCTGAACTAGATAGATAAACACTATGTTATAGAGTTCTACATAAATACTTTAAGGATTCCGCACAAAGGGCAACTAAAGAACCCCTAAAGGTTTTAAACTGATGAAGACTGGGTAGCTGCAGAAAGGGTAAGTCTGATATACCATGTGGTTTTACCATGAAAATAACAACatagctgttttttgtttttttttgtgtactaATCTGAAGTCCTTGTTAAAGACAGGACACATGCCTTTAAGTGAGTATAGTTGTGCCTAAACATTGCCAGCTTCTAGAGTATGGTTTACTGTTTCTGTTCtcgtttttgttcattttctaattttcatcACAGTTCCTCTGTGAAAATGTGGTATCCATGCATCTTAGCCATAACTGATGATGATAGCAAAGTTCCCTTTTGATCACATCATTTCACTACAAACAATCAACACTTAGTTCGAAACAGAACTGACTCTTGCAACATCTTAAATACAAAGCCCTGTGAATTCTCAGAATGTGTCAGCAGACCAGATTCGCCATGAATTAAGTCTCCTTTTAGCTGTGTACTTTACATCATGGTCCTCTTGAAGGTCACACAAATGATCCAGTTAATCCAGCAGTGACTGAATATTAAAGCCATGTGTGTTAAGACTAAATTACGTGTGGTAGTAGATCTCCTGAAGCAGTTGGATAAATGTGGTTTTTCTTTACAACTTATTGTGAACTGTTGGTTCTAAATGTAACACTACTAGTGTGATTACCATGATAGATAAAGAAGCATCCTAATCTTTCGTAAAGACATGATTTGTCTGGCTACAGTCATTTTATTGTAACTGACCAAACATACATAAGAAAAACTCAAAGGAACTCAAGGTTTGTAGAAGCCTAATACATTTTGTGACACTTTATCTAGACAAGGAACCTGTActggcagagagaaaaagctgTGGAATGTGGTTATCAGATAGAACCATAAACATCTGAGCTCTGATTTTGTCTGGAGAATCTTGCTGGATGGATGAGTTGAAGCCAGAAGCCACAGTTGGGTAATCTGTGTCCTTTTCCAGAAGTGAACACTGAATGAAATGGCTCAAAACAACTCTTTGTCTGCAGCTTGAATTTTCCACCGCATCTTTTTAACAATAGGAGATTCAGCAAACTTGCACCTTTGCTATGTCTTGATCTGGCTAGTATCTTACAACGTAGGCATAGCATTGGATGAATTGACTTTGCAGATTTcataaaactttacaaaaaatgttacaATGATCAACATACTGTCCCGTTCTCCATGGTGCCATTAGAGCACGGGCAGTCAACTGTCAATGGATGTGGACCCAGCAAAGTGTGGATCGAATAGAGCACGAGAAAAAATACTGTACCACAACAGAATGAAAAAATGGCAGTAGTTCAGTGAGTCCAGTTTCCTAAGATGAAATCcttgtgactttttaaaaattatttaggTGAAGGCAGTTCATTGAGAAAGGGACTCTTTTCAACTTTCATCAGTTTTCCCTCTCTTGTCTAATTAGTGAagtgatgacattttttttttttttttaaaaagctgaagATTAAAGCAGAATCTTTAATGATGATTCAAAatagatacactatatagtcaaaagtgTGTGGaagcctgaccatcacacccatatatggttcttccccaaactgttgcctcaaAGTTGGAAGCTCATAATTGtagagaatgtctttgtatgctgtagcattacaatttcccttcactggaactggctcaaacctgttccagcataacaatgcccctgtgcacaaagcgagctccatgaagacatgatttgccaagattggagtggaagaactcgtgtggcctgcacagagccctgacctcaaccccactgaacacctttaggatgaagtGGAATGCCAACTGCATGAGCAGTTGGAAAACCATCCCAGGAGAAGGGGggagtaaatctggaatgggatgttcaacaagcacatatgggtgtgatggtcagatattcacaaacttttggccatattgtgtttGTTCAGAGTCCAGACCTTTgaaaggaattttatgtaactggtgCTTCAAAAGTTTTAGTTGAGTATTCCTGCATTAAAGAGTGCTGTTTTAAGTTTACTTTCCCTGGCTGGTCATGGCtttgtttcctgttttattATATAGGTATTACTCAGCTTAGCTTTATAGACAGATGATGATGTGGGTCAATATGCCAATTCTGCTCAATATCACTATTTAATCAGACACACCACCTCGGCACTTTTTAACTCATGTTCTTGAGTACcacatttttagaaaaacaaaaaagaagtaTCAAGCAAGGTATAACTACTATGTCATGGTTGTACGCAAAAAAAAGTTGTGGTTGTTATAATCTACTTATagactaaatttaaaaaaaaaaaaaaaagttccttgAATGACtgaattcaaatgtgtacatcgGTTCCACATGACCGAACTGAGTAACGTTAACACAATTTCTTTTAATACATTCAACAagatttgatcatgtattttcaaagcctTGAATAAACTCTGAACTCCGTGCGCTCACTGAACTGAGGCTCGAACCCTGGAGACTGGAGTTCTGCAACATCCTCATGAGATTTCAAAATGTAATTAGTTTACATTAATACTACACGAATTGATCATGCTCGTGCTACATGATTCAATCTAGTAAATAGAAACGTTTAAATTATGTTTAGtgtaagcaatgaaatcacgtTCTgatgagaaactttttttttgcgtatttttatgtaaactatatgtaatatattcTCTTCAATCTGCCTGAccacatattccctttttttcagCGTGCCTCTGTTTCAGTAGTTCTTAAAGTATTTGTAGTCAGGAACTCTTACAGAAATAAGTACAGACGGATTACATGAACACAATCCATCTgttaaatattaggctcattatttaaatgagtgCAATGATATTCATTTACTTATTGGACTCTTGTATTCGTTTTACTGACAGAACGCATTAGGTCCATGCTGACATGATATTTACTCGTTTTGGAGTCACTGTGGTgtagattaaacccattcagttcaAGTGACCATTCAAAGCGGTTAATAAAACTCAAATAAAAACTCAATGATGAATATAATTTTGATAGTGATTTCCACcacctttaaataaataaatacatacatacatacatacataaatggTCCTCTGGGTGTCCCCTGACCCAACTTTGAGAAAGAAGCACTTCTCTAGTTCACACTTTTGCATCCATTTGTCCAATCCAAGTGAGGCATGATCCAAGTGTGAAAGATCTACTAGGAGATTCACCTTTGGAGCTTCTTACTGAAATTAGGCTTCTTTAAAGAACTACTACTGAGCTTCTCCAAGGAGAGACCCTTTAAAGTGCAGTGATTTGTTACAGGAGCAGACAGTGAGGaatgtttattataaatcaaGACTTGCCAGATGCATGCAGTCCTACCTCCACGACTTGGACGTAACTGGAAGGGAACCATCCCGTGATTCCATCCTTCTCTCCTTCCCACCAGCCTCCGGGCAGCGCGCGCGTGATGCGGATCAGCTCCCCGGGCTGGAAGCGCAAACCGCGCTCGTGCTGCTCGCCGCTGAACGCGTACAAACTCCGACACAGCGATCCCGACATCACAAACTAACTTCCCCAAGCGAGCACTCAGCACCGTCAAccactttctcttctttctaTCCGACTACTCCTTTTCGCTTCCTTCTTACCTTGTAAGTTTTTACCACCTTGCGCtttacagctgtttcctctcctGTGACAGAACAAACTGCACTCCAGTGCTGAGGGATCCCGAGCAGATGTGGTCCTCTGGCAGCACGCGCGCGGTAAACCCAAAACTCCATCCCTATTGGTCATATggtgcactacgtagggtggGGAAGCCACTGGCcacgtcccaaaccgcacactCCTGTATCAGTATAACAACGTAGGACGCCACCTATATGGCAACctttgacacttttttttttttttttttttttagttggcATAGGCTACAGCAACATGTGGTTCCTGGACATTATTCCATATCAGGTGTAGTGCTCTTACTCAGGGAAGGGATCAGCTTTTGGGATTTAGCCACATGACAGGATAGAGCAGTAAGGCAGTAAATGCAGCAGCCAGACGTTCACACCTCTCTCACGTGTGCTGTGCAGATGCACGCGCACACAAGCACCATGTTTTGTGATGGCTGTAAGTGTGAAAGCTTTCCACAGACCAGATTTtactaaaagtaaaaaaaaaatcaaattatatcattataattaaattgtaataaggttcctttaataaataaaagcaacaaaCATCTATCTTACATATTCATTTCTCTTAAATTCTATTAGTTTCTTTATTGTTGTATGTGGATTTGAACTTTCATTACTATATTATCATAATGACAAATCTTTTTCTATCAGatgctatactgtatattgaaaaaatactactactagtactactaccaagaagatgaagatgaagaagaagaattgttgttattgttgttgttgttatgggGTGCATggtgcctcacacctctggggttgggggtttgaatcctgcctccgccatgtgtgtgtgtgtggagtttgcatgttctccatgtgcttcaggggtttcttCCAgttactctggtttcctctcccagtccaaagacatgcgctgtaggctgattggctcttccaaattgtctgtagtgtgtgaatgggtgtgtgagtgtgtgtgcgattgtgccctgcaatggattggcaccctgtccaggattTCGTCCGCCTTGTGCCTAGAGTCCACTTGGATAGGCTTCAAGCtcccctgtgtaggataagcggtacagatgatggatgtatggattattatgattattattattgttgttgttgttgtggttgttgttgaaTTTCCTAATTCCTAATTCCTTATCTGTGACGTAAAGTAGGAGTAGTTAACTATGAGATAGCATAGTAGTTAACTATGAGATGGTCCCTGGGCATGCTCGGGCATCTCAGAAGAattatgttatgttttaatCGGCTAAGAGCCattcctgagttgaagtgggtgtgttagagcagggaaatgCTCAAAAGTGCAGAACAGGGGATACTTCAGGACATGGGTTGTGAACCCGTAGTTTAACTAAATGGCACTGAACTGTCTGGTTGTAGCTTAAAGGTTAAGATTTAGTGAGCAGAAGGCTGTGAGTTGTAATCCTCACACTGCAGCGCTGTATACCTGACTTCTAAATCACCCAAAGTCTTTGCCTCACTCataaattattttgaattaaagTGCAAACGCAAAGAATAAATGTAACCTTATGTTAGAACACTATGTTCTTCACAGGAGCTTATTCTTTATAGAAATAAGCAATTAGTAACAAAAAAGAGTTcaggatgggaaaaaaaaatgtgtgggaAGAAAACAAAGGTTGAACAATGTGAAAATTGGCTTTGTGGTAAAACAGTATACGAACTCGAAAGAAACAAGTATCTAACAGTACACTTGTGGTTGAGCAATTTGGGGAAATTGGTTGGGTTAAAAATAACATGTATTAACTGACATCAGATGTTGGCTTTTTCTGGGCAATTTCTACAGAAATTCATGCTTCTTGGATGGCCttgttgtgattatttttttattaagcaaTGTTGGCATTCTGAATTGGGAGACCAGGACCTACAAAGATCAATGAAGAAACGTGAAAATGAAAAGTGCAaggtgaaaaggaaaagaaaatgatgtCCAAGTGGAAGTGCAGCATGATCTAGCCTCATCTCCTAATCAGATATTTTATAGGTGCTCTAACATTTTTCCTATTGCTTGTACTTATCGTAGTTTAAATCCTGGTATtgtcaagctgccactgttggaccCTTGAACAAGGCCCTCAGACCTCTTCTGTTCAACTCAACTGTAAATCAGATACTTTAGAtaaaaagcatctgccaaatgaataaaagaatgcATAGtagttatttaataataactaGGTGAATCAGATGAATAACTGTGTATtaaggtggcacagtgggtagtgctgttgcctcacagctagtgtccctggtttgatcctgaacttgtgtgtgtgtgtatggagtttgTACATTCTCCCCGTgattcaggggtttcctccaggtactccggtttccttccccaatccaaagacatgcactggagttgattagcatttccaaattgtctgtagtgtgtgaatgtgtgtgagcgattgtgccctgtgatgggttggcaccctttCCAGGGCTCCATACTGTTTATCCTACGACCCTGGGTAGgataaacagtacagaaaatagatggatggcTTTCACTGCTTCTCCTACATCAGGTATGACATGATGCCTATATATGTGCACtgttgaattttatatatatataaacccaaTGTTTAATTTTAGCAGCAAGAAAAACTGGTTTGTTGTCAAACGTGGAAGTAGTTGCGCCACCTACTGATAAATGTTACTATGGCAAccagtagtaggagtagtaggaCCGCCCACTGGCAACTTCACAATAGTGCAGTGATAAAATAGTTGTAGTTGTGAACTTATTCAACTTCTAGAAAACTAGAGTAGAATAACTagcaccagttttttttttttctctcgtctTTGCTACACAAGTACTCGAGTTGAAGTTGACTGGCGCTGTCGGATGTAAGACTCACTCCAGTTCCAGTAGGTGGCAGTGTTGTGTTCATTGCTAAATGCAGAAACTCCATGAAGAAGAACCTGAAGCTGTCATTGCGAGTATGTCAGTGTTTCACCGCGGAATAAACGCGAAACTTCATCCTATTTAAGTAGAAACCTGTTCTGAATTAGTGTTGTCTAACATGCCTGTATTAGTACTATTAGTATAATATAGTGGTAATGTAAATATAGTTGTGTATACAATGGCAGTTGAGGTTTGTTTATGATCCAGCTTGTACAGCCGGCATGTTGTTTTCCATATATGGTCATTTCCACCTTTTCACCTgcacttcaattttttttaagtttctgcCGTGATCTAAACGCAAAACCTCAGAGAAGAGCTCAGATGGAGGACAAGGCGGCTCCTGCGTTCACGTTCGGCTTgattgctgatattcagtacgcTGATTTAAAGGACGGGTATAATTTTCACGGAACCCGGAAGCGTTATTACAGGAACAGCCTGCTCCTGCTGAGAAATGCCATCAGACACTGGAATGAAGAGGAAGTGAAGCCCAGCTTCATCCTGCAGCTTGGAGACATCATTGACGGCTTCAACAGCAAGCACGGTGCATCAGATAAAGCTTTGCGGAAGGTGATGGATCAATTCAGCAGATGCTCAGCTCAGGTTCATCATGTGTGGGGCAACCACGAGTTCTATAACTTCACCAGGAGTGCCCTGTTCTCCTCTGTTCTTAACAGTGAGGTcaaaggagaagaggagagagatgaCAGGATGGATCAGGTCTACGCTTACCATTTCAGCCCTGCTCCCCAGTTCAGATTTGTGGTCCTGGACGGTTATGATCTGAGTATCATCGGCCGGGAGGAATCGTGTGAGAAGTACAGTCAGTCGTTTGAGCTCATCAAGGAGCACAATCCTAATGAGGAACTTAATCAGCCTCCAGGTACCTGATCTGCTCTAAGGCTGATGCTAGAAATCTTAGGCCTTGTCAGAAAAACTTACCCTACTCCCACAGtccctgcttttttttaaatcccatttt
The sequence above is a segment of the Pangasianodon hypophthalmus isolate fPanHyp1 chromosome 12, fPanHyp1.pri, whole genome shotgun sequence genome. Coding sequences within it:
- the adprm gene encoding manganese-dependent ADP-ribose/CDP-alcohol diphosphatase isoform X1, encoding MIQLVQPACCFPYMVISTFSPALQFFLSFCRDLNAKPQRRAQMEDKAAPAFTFGLIADIQYADLKDGYNFHGTRKRYYRNSLLLLRNAIRHWNEEEVKPSFILQLGDIIDGFNSKHGASDKALRKVMDQFSRCSAQVHHVWGNHEFYNFTRSALFSSVLNSEVKGEEERDDRMDQVYAYHFSPAPQFRFVVLDGYDLSIIGREESCEKYSQSFELIKEHNPNEELNQPPGLFPMDGRFVKFNGGFSQDQLDWLDRLLTSADEKREKVTVVSHLPVHPYSTDSICLAWNFDEILPLLQSHKSVVCFMAGHDHDGGYCVDSAGIHHLTVEGVIETPPDCDAFGTVYVYEDKMILRGNGRIKDRVLMYR
- the adprm gene encoding manganese-dependent ADP-ribose/CDP-alcohol diphosphatase isoform X2; protein product: MEDKAAPAFTFGLIADIQYADLKDGYNFHGTRKRYYRNSLLLLRNAIRHWNEEEVKPSFILQLGDIIDGFNSKHGASDKALRKVMDQFSRCSAQVHHVWGNHEFYNFTRSALFSSVLNSEVKGEEERDDRMDQVYAYHFSPAPQFRFVVLDGYDLSIIGREESCEKYSQSFELIKEHNPNEELNQPPGLFPMDGRFVKFNGGFSQDQLDWLDRLLTSADEKREKVTVVSHLPVHPYSTDSICLAWNFDEILPLLQSHKSVVCFMAGHDHDGGYCVDSAGIHHLTVEGVIETPPDCDAFGTVYVYEDKMILRGNGRIKDRVLMYR